The proteins below come from a single Saccharophagus degradans 2-40 genomic window:
- a CDS encoding TolC family protein, with protein sequence MHLIRYLLVFAATLCAVTFGTAHAQTLTLPQAIEKTLSHNPQLRGFEFKHKALTAQRKQAQLKPQFTLALEAENFAGSGEIAGTDSAEITLALSSAIELGDKQNARITVVDAQQQLALAQQQIETLDVLGNLSRDFINALALQEQVSLANYSVQLAQTTLTSVTKRAELGAAPEADVLRAKAALSQTKLQAQTLKTELTIRFTQLAKNWGEPAASFNRVQGELYTFAPAQTWQNLLASIEQGPAIAQLTSEQRIAKAQYQLISSQASSDIEWQLGVRSFASTGDTGLVAAVSMPLGSSKRNRHSMNAQQAKQDELVYQQQHQKLQLQEVLFKAYHLRNNAINAAHTLQQNILPNLQQALALTQQAYESGRYSYRDWLAAQQDLLEANHQLIQTAADAHNQQTMIEQLTGQALPKH encoded by the coding sequence ATGCACTTAATACGCTATTTATTGGTGTTTGCCGCCACCTTGTGCGCGGTAACTTTTGGCACCGCACACGCTCAAACGCTAACCTTGCCTCAGGCAATAGAAAAAACGCTTAGCCACAACCCGCAGCTGCGCGGCTTTGAATTTAAACATAAGGCGCTAACCGCGCAGCGTAAGCAAGCACAACTAAAACCACAATTTACTTTGGCGCTAGAAGCCGAGAATTTTGCCGGCAGCGGCGAAATTGCCGGTACGGATTCGGCAGAGATTACATTGGCGCTGTCATCGGCAATTGAACTTGGCGACAAGCAAAACGCCCGCATTACCGTTGTCGATGCGCAACAACAATTAGCCTTAGCGCAACAACAAATTGAAACCCTAGACGTACTTGGCAATCTTTCGCGCGATTTTATAAATGCACTGGCACTTCAAGAACAAGTAAGCCTTGCAAACTATTCTGTACAACTCGCACAAACAACTCTCACTAGTGTAACCAAGCGTGCAGAATTGGGCGCTGCACCAGAAGCCGATGTACTGCGTGCAAAAGCGGCGCTTAGCCAAACTAAGCTGCAAGCGCAAACACTGAAAACCGAATTAACAATACGCTTTACTCAACTCGCTAAAAACTGGGGCGAACCTGCAGCTAGCTTTAACAGAGTACAAGGTGAACTCTATACCTTTGCACCCGCGCAAACCTGGCAAAACTTGCTTGCTAGTATTGAGCAAGGCCCCGCAATTGCGCAGCTAACCAGCGAGCAGCGTATTGCCAAGGCCCAGTATCAATTAATAAGTAGCCAAGCGAGTAGTGACATCGAATGGCAGCTAGGCGTTCGGTCTTTTGCATCAACCGGCGACACGGGTTTAGTCGCCGCGGTGAGCATGCCGCTTGGCAGTAGCAAGCGAAATCGTCATTCAATGAATGCCCAGCAAGCCAAACAAGATGAGCTTGTCTATCAACAACAACATCAAAAACTGCAACTGCAGGAAGTGTTATTTAAAGCCTACCACCTGCGCAACAACGCAATTAACGCTGCACATACACTACAACAAAACATACTGCCCAACTTGCAACAGGCGCTGGCGCTTACTCAGCAAGCCTACGAGAGTGGACGCTACAGTTACCGCGATTGGTTAGCCGCACAGCAGGATTTACTTGAAGCAAATCACCAACTCATTCAAACCGCCGCAGATGCACACAATCAACAAACAATGATTGAACAGCTAACTGGGCAAGCGCTGCCAAAGCACTAA
- a CDS encoding TRAP transporter large permease, producing the protein MLEYLPLIMFGVVCAVLMLGYPVAFTLAGVSLIFAGIGIYAGIFELQEMLAYTERAYGIMTNTSLIAVPMFIFMGVMLERSKIAEALLHNLAHACGRAPAGLAISVVLVGTLMAASTGIVGATVVTMGLMSLPTMLKRGYDPALACGTICATGTLGQIIPPSIALVLLGDVLSSAYQQAQLNLGVFNATPISVGDLFIGAMVPGIVLVLLYLLYLAWIGVFKPELAPPNPDDTPPPASELIKSIVPPILLMVLVLGSIITGQATPTEASGVGALAATLLAVARRQFSLKALASVVRSTAKVTTMVFAILLGSALFSLVFRDLGGEQLIHGFFHDLPGGTFMAVLIVMLVIFLLGFILDFIEITFVVVPIIAPTLLMMGVDPIWLGIMIAINLQTSFLTPPFGFALFYLRGVAPQTVATSAIYKGVIPFIILQVLLMVCLALWPSLATWLPNLLR; encoded by the coding sequence ATGTTAGAGTATCTTCCGTTAATCATGTTCGGCGTAGTATGCGCCGTGCTGATGCTGGGCTACCCAGTTGCATTCACCCTTGCGGGCGTATCGTTAATATTTGCCGGCATCGGCATTTACGCCGGAATATTTGAGCTACAGGAGATGCTCGCCTACACCGAGCGCGCCTACGGCATAATGACCAACACATCACTTATAGCCGTGCCCATGTTTATTTTTATGGGGGTAATGCTAGAGCGCTCTAAAATTGCCGAGGCACTGCTGCACAACCTCGCTCACGCCTGCGGCCGCGCACCTGCGGGCCTGGCCATTTCGGTAGTGCTGGTAGGCACGCTTATGGCTGCCAGCACCGGCATAGTAGGCGCCACGGTTGTTACCATGGGGCTTATGTCGCTACCCACCATGTTAAAGCGCGGTTACGACCCCGCATTAGCCTGCGGCACCATTTGTGCAACTGGCACTTTAGGGCAAATTATTCCCCCTTCTATTGCACTGGTATTACTGGGCGACGTGCTATCGAGCGCGTATCAACAAGCGCAGCTTAATTTAGGGGTATTTAACGCTACACCTATTTCAGTTGGAGATTTGTTTATTGGCGCCATGGTGCCCGGCATTGTGCTGGTACTACTCTATTTGCTGTACTTGGCGTGGATAGGTGTATTTAAACCTGAGCTCGCACCGCCCAACCCAGATGACACGCCGCCGCCGGCTAGCGAGCTAATTAAAAGTATTGTGCCCCCCATTTTGCTCATGGTTTTAGTGCTGGGTTCTATTATTACCGGCCAAGCCACACCAACCGAAGCCTCTGGCGTTGGCGCACTAGCGGCCACACTACTTGCCGTTGCACGCAGGCAATTTAGCTTAAAAGCCTTGGCATCGGTTGTGCGGTCCACCGCCAAGGTGACCACCATGGTATTCGCCATTTTGCTGGGCTCGGCTTTATTTTCTTTAGTGTTTAGAGATTTAGGCGGCGAACAATTAATACACGGGTTTTTCCACGATTTGCCCGGCGGCACCTTTATGGCGGTGCTTATTGTAATGCTGGTCATTTTTTTGCTTGGTTTTATTCTAGACTTTATAGAAATAACGTTTGTTGTGGTGCCAATTATTGCACCCACACTGCTTATGATGGGCGTAGACCCCATATGGCTAGGCATAATGATTGCCATAAACCTACAAACGTCATTTTTAACACCGCCTTTTGGCTTTGCATTATTTTATTTACGCGGTGTAGCGCCCCAAACAGTTGCAACCTCTGCAATATATAAGGGCGTTATTCCGTTTATTATTTTACAAGTACTGTTAATGGTATGCTTGGCGCTTTGGCCCAGCTTGGCAACATGGTTGCCCAATCTATTACGCTAA
- a CDS encoding TRAP transporter small permease subunit — protein sequence MPSLNSSSPPWLFRFVQSIVTAINALNALLGLCAAWLSVMLVVLMSYIVISRALFDTGSLALQESITYGHAALFMLCMGYTIILRGHVRVDVFYRRFSPLNKAWVDALGGLLLLLPFALFMTYVSWDFVVRAWQIREASSDPGGLTIVYCLKTLMPVTGILLALQALSEVLRNLLKITYIYEDSADNEEDSPC from the coding sequence ATGCCTTCCTTAAACAGCTCTAGCCCGCCTTGGCTTTTCCGCTTCGTTCAATCAATAGTTACTGCAATAAATGCACTAAATGCGCTTTTAGGCCTTTGCGCGGCATGGTTGAGTGTAATGCTCGTTGTGCTTATGTCTTACATTGTTATTAGCCGCGCCTTGTTCGATACTGGCTCGCTTGCGCTGCAAGAAAGCATTACATACGGCCACGCCGCGCTGTTTATGCTGTGCATGGGCTACACCATTATTTTGCGGGGGCACGTACGTGTAGATGTATTCTACCGGCGCTTTTCACCGCTAAATAAAGCTTGGGTGGATGCACTGGGGGGCTTATTACTGCTGTTGCCGTTCGCACTATTTATGACATATGTCAGCTGGGACTTTGTAGTGCGCGCTTGGCAAATTCGCGAGGCCTCTAGCGACCCCGGCGGTTTAACCATTGTGTATTGCCTTAAAACGCTTATGCCAGTAACAGGCATTTTACTCGCCCTACAGGCGCTAAGCGAAGTGCTAAGAAACCTACTTAAAATTACCTATATTTACGAAGATAGCGCCGATAACGAGGAAGATAGCCCATGTTAG
- a CDS encoding acyl-CoA thioesterase gives MSSSDLDEEPTPTGELVLQTLALPKDTNSNGDVFGGWLMSQMDLAGAIAARELAKGRVTTVAVGAMHFLRPVPVGATVSCYCEILEVGRSSIKALIEVWVKHYSFEEQQKVTDGEFVYVSIDNAGRTRPVYMDR, from the coding sequence ATGTCCAGTTCAGATTTAGACGAAGAACCCACCCCAACAGGTGAACTCGTTTTACAAACCCTCGCCCTACCCAAAGACACCAACTCCAATGGCGATGTATTTGGCGGCTGGCTTATGTCGCAAATGGATTTAGCTGGCGCCATCGCTGCACGCGAACTGGCCAAAGGCCGCGTAACCACTGTCGCCGTAGGTGCCATGCACTTTTTGCGCCCCGTACCTGTCGGCGCAACGGTAAGTTGTTATTGCGAAATTTTAGAGGTGGGTCGCTCATCCATAAAAGCGTTAATCGAAGTGTGGGTAAAACATTACAGCTTCGAAGAGCAACAAAAAGTCACCGACGGTGAGTTTGTTTATGTGTCTATTGATAATGCAGGGCGTACTCGGCCGGTTTATATGGATAGGTAA
- a CDS encoding TRAP transporter substrate-binding protein, with amino-acid sequence MEMETRYSPAWLPAALLAAVAIIGVLATALVVQKCKAPHKQQLVGDVVQQQHYEWKMVTTWPKNFPGLGLAPENFAKMVNTMSNGRLTVSVHGANEIVPALGVFGAVSSGSVQMGHSAAYYWKGKIPAAVFFTSVPFGMNAQELNGWLHYGGGLELWRETYAPFNLIPFAAGNTGVQMGGWFNKEINSINDLQGLKMRIPGLGGEVFSRAGGTAVNIPGGELYTSLQSGVIDATEWVGPYNDLAFGFHQIAKYYYYPGWHEPGPTLEIIVNKDAYNSLPEDLQKIIEVAARAVNQDMLDEYTARNNAALAELVEKHNVDVRPYPDDVIASLKTLSEEVFAELAADDKQFAKVYASYSDYLTKVRKYHEISEEAYFEKR; translated from the coding sequence ATGGAAATGGAAACGAGATATTCACCGGCTTGGTTGCCCGCGGCATTGCTTGCGGCGGTTGCTATAATTGGAGTATTGGCTACTGCCTTGGTAGTGCAAAAGTGCAAGGCGCCCCATAAGCAGCAGTTGGTGGGTGATGTGGTGCAACAGCAGCACTACGAATGGAAAATGGTAACCACTTGGCCTAAAAATTTCCCCGGCTTGGGCTTGGCGCCAGAAAATTTTGCCAAAATGGTTAACACCATGAGTAACGGTCGTTTAACGGTGAGCGTGCATGGCGCTAACGAAATTGTACCGGCGCTGGGCGTGTTTGGGGCTGTGTCTTCGGGTAGTGTGCAAATGGGGCACAGTGCTGCCTACTATTGGAAAGGTAAAATCCCCGCCGCTGTCTTTTTTACTTCTGTTCCTTTTGGTATGAACGCGCAAGAGCTAAACGGCTGGCTGCACTACGGTGGCGGTTTAGAATTGTGGCGCGAAACCTATGCACCGTTTAATTTAATTCCTTTTGCGGCGGGTAATACCGGTGTGCAAATGGGCGGCTGGTTTAATAAAGAAATAAACTCTATAAACGATTTACAGGGTTTAAAAATGCGCATCCCTGGGTTGGGCGGCGAAGTGTTTAGCCGCGCTGGCGGTACGGCAGTGAATATCCCTGGCGGTGAGCTGTATACTTCGCTGCAATCGGGTGTAATAGACGCAACCGAATGGGTTGGCCCCTACAACGATCTCGCATTTGGTTTTCATCAAATTGCAAAATACTACTACTACCCAGGCTGGCACGAACCTGGCCCCACATTAGAAATTATAGTTAACAAAGACGCCTACAACAGCCTGCCTGAAGATTTACAAAAAATAATAGAGGTTGCCGCCCGCGCGGTAAACCAAGATATGCTCGACGAATACACAGCGCGCAACAATGCCGCGTTGGCAGAGCTAGTAGAAAAACATAATGTAGATGTACGGCCCTACCCCGATGACGTAATTGCCAGTTTAAAAACACTGTCTGAAGAGGTGTTTGCTGAGTTGGCCGCGGATGATAAACAATTCGCAAAGGTATATGCATCCTATAGCGACTATTTAACCAAGGTGCGTAAATACCACGAAATTAGCGAGGAAGCTTATTTTGAAAAGAGGTGA
- the uvrD gene encoding DNA helicase II: MDVSYLLDGLNEPQREAVSAPLGNILVLAGAGSGKTRVLVHRIAWHIQVEGLSPHQIMAVTFTNKAAREMRSRLDEIMGERLGPSGVRSMWVGTFHGIAHRLLKAHWQEAGLPQNFQILDSDDQLRVVKRVYQELQIDDSRFPFKQAQWFINGQKDEGIRPQYIQEGHDPFLATMKQVYAAYEEACARAGVVDFAELLLRSHELWLKNPTLLKHYQNRFRALLVDEFQDTNSVQYAWLRVLAGPEGCITAVGDDDQSIYGWRGAKIENIQQFEVDFKNVNTIRLEQNYRSTGTILEAANAVITNNSQRLGKKLWTSGADGELIDLYSAFNEQDEARYIVERISEWVKDGGAREDVAVLYRSNAQSRVLEEAFIREGMAYRIYGGQRFYERLEIKNALAYGRLILNRQDDAAFERVINTPTRGIGSKTVDTLRLMAREQGFSMYEAMLGAIRNGVFTARATNALKAFDELLKLLEASIAAARLPDQMDIIINESGLKDFHAKEKGERGQARLENLNELVVACGAFNAEDDEISPLAEFLDRAALDAGDQQADEYEDAVQMMTLHSAKGLEFPLVFLVGMEENLFPHKMSMEDAGGLEEERRLAYVGITRAMKKLVLTYAESRRMYGNENFNAISRFVREIPKQLVEEVRINTTVTRPSSYSTSPLLTGTTSTEGFSLGQSVYHPIFGDGVILQFEGQGPSARVQVNFSTEGTKWLVLQYAKLEAI, encoded by the coding sequence ATGGACGTATCTTACTTACTTGACGGTTTAAATGAGCCCCAGCGCGAAGCGGTATCCGCCCCGCTGGGTAATATTCTTGTGCTTGCGGGGGCTGGCAGCGGTAAAACGCGAGTGCTGGTGCACCGTATCGCCTGGCATATTCAGGTGGAAGGCCTTTCGCCCCACCAGATTATGGCGGTAACCTTTACCAATAAGGCCGCGCGCGAAATGCGTTCGCGCCTAGATGAGATTATGGGTGAGCGCTTAGGCCCTAGTGGCGTGCGCAGTATGTGGGTAGGTACCTTCCACGGTATTGCTCACCGCTTATTAAAGGCCCACTGGCAAGAAGCCGGTTTGCCACAAAACTTCCAAATATTGGATAGCGACGATCAACTGCGCGTAGTTAAGCGCGTTTATCAAGAGCTGCAAATTGACGACAGTCGCTTCCCGTTCAAGCAAGCCCAGTGGTTTATTAACGGTCAAAAAGACGAAGGTATTCGGCCGCAATATATTCAAGAGGGGCACGACCCGTTCCTTGCCACCATGAAGCAGGTATACGCCGCCTACGAAGAAGCCTGCGCGCGTGCTGGTGTGGTGGATTTCGCCGAGCTGCTATTGCGATCCCACGAGTTGTGGTTAAAAAATCCCACGTTGCTTAAACACTACCAAAACCGTTTTCGCGCCTTGCTGGTGGACGAATTTCAAGATACCAACTCGGTACAGTATGCCTGGTTGCGGGTGCTGGCAGGGCCAGAGGGCTGTATTACGGCGGTAGGTGACGACGACCAATCTATTTACGGTTGGCGCGGTGCCAAAATAGAAAATATTCAGCAGTTTGAAGTAGATTTTAAAAACGTAAACACCATTCGCTTAGAGCAAAACTACCGTTCTACGGGCACCATATTGGAAGCCGCCAACGCGGTTATTACCAATAACTCGCAGCGACTGGGTAAAAAACTGTGGACATCGGGCGCCGATGGCGAGCTTATCGATTTATATTCTGCATTTAATGAGCAAGATGAAGCGCGTTATATCGTCGAGCGCATTTCTGAATGGGTGAAAGATGGCGGCGCTCGCGAAGACGTTGCTGTGCTGTATCGCTCGAATGCTCAATCGCGGGTGCTAGAAGAAGCGTTTATTCGCGAAGGCATGGCGTACCGCATATACGGTGGTCAGCGATTCTACGAGCGCCTAGAAATTAAAAATGCCCTGGCCTATGGTCGACTCATTTTAAACCGCCAAGACGATGCCGCCTTTGAGCGGGTTATTAACACGCCAACGCGCGGTATAGGCAGCAAAACGGTGGATACTCTTCGCCTAATGGCGCGCGAGCAAGGCTTTAGCATGTACGAAGCCATGTTGGGCGCTATTCGCAATGGTGTATTTACCGCTCGCGCAACAAATGCATTAAAAGCGTTCGACGAATTGTTAAAGCTGTTAGAAGCCAGTATTGCTGCGGCGCGCTTGCCAGATCAAATGGATATTATTATTAATGAATCTGGCTTAAAAGATTTTCACGCAAAAGAAAAAGGTGAGCGCGGTCAGGCGCGACTAGAAAACTTGAACGAATTAGTTGTGGCCTGCGGCGCATTTAATGCCGAAGACGACGAGATATCTCCGCTGGCAGAATTTTTAGATCGCGCTGCGCTAGATGCCGGCGATCAACAAGCCGATGAGTACGAAGATGCGGTGCAAATGATGACTCTGCACAGCGCAAAGGGTTTGGAATTCCCGCTGGTCTTCTTGGTGGGCATGGAAGAAAACCTCTTCCCCCATAAAATGAGTATGGAAGATGCCGGTGGCTTAGAAGAGGAGCGTCGACTGGCTTATGTAGGCATTACCCGCGCTATGAAAAAGCTGGTGCTTACCTATGCAGAAAGCCGCCGCATGTATGGCAACGAAAATTTTAATGCTATATCGCGTTTTGTAAGGGAAATTCCTAAGCAGCTTGTTGAAGAAGTGCGTATTAACACTACCGTTACACGCCCCAGTAGTTACTCCACATCCCCATTGTTAACCGGCACAACCTCTACAGAAGGTTTTAGCCTAGGCCAAAGTGTGTACCACCCAATATTTGGCGACGGAGTAATCTTGCAGTTTGAGGGTCAGGGTCCCAGCGCGCGAGTGCAGGTAAACTTTAGTACCGAAGGCACCAAATGGTTGGTGCTACAGTATGCGAAGCTGGAAGCTATTTAA
- a CDS encoding efflux RND transporter periplasmic adaptor subunit — MKNYNKTFLILSMHALLYTGITNTAHAEQAGHNHQTEDVKHHSHHEHEHESLEQYYSQQHNDKHDHADTHEHAHKQDSHNEHDDHKDHEDEHHHDDEHHHDESSTIPAALAKQVGIKTSSAGPVTLHHQTISYGTLTTAPEQLSHVRARFAGVIYSVKANIGDYVQQGDVLAEIESNESLKRYAILAPISGTIIQRHANAGEMTGEQELFSIARYDTLWAELKVFPAQKQKIKAGQEVHIVLANTTIAATINHLVPAGDNKPYVLARAEVSNTHGDLSPGVLVEGRITTETHTVNLAVANEAIQTLPDGTGVFVQQGDSYTFKPLQLGKTDGRFTEVLAGLHADEHYVSQNSFLIKADILKAGAEHVH, encoded by the coding sequence ATGAAAAACTACAACAAGACGTTTTTAATACTTTCTATGCACGCATTGCTCTATACCGGTATTACAAATACTGCCCATGCCGAGCAAGCAGGCCACAACCACCAAACAGAAGACGTAAAACATCATTCTCACCATGAGCACGAACACGAATCGTTAGAGCAATATTATTCGCAACAACATAACGATAAACACGACCACGCCGATACTCACGAGCACGCACACAAGCAAGATTCACATAACGAGCACGATGATCATAAAGATCACGAAGATGAGCATCATCACGACGACGAACACCACCACGATGAAAGCTCTACTATTCCCGCCGCACTAGCAAAACAGGTAGGCATTAAAACCAGCAGCGCAGGGCCTGTAACTTTACACCACCAAACCATCAGCTACGGCACGTTAACAACCGCACCGGAGCAACTTAGCCATGTACGCGCTAGGTTTGCCGGCGTAATTTATTCGGTTAAAGCCAATATTGGCGATTATGTACAACAAGGGGATGTGCTTGCTGAAATAGAATCGAACGAAAGCCTTAAACGTTATGCCATACTCGCCCCCATCAGCGGAACGATTATTCAACGCCACGCGAACGCAGGCGAAATGACAGGTGAACAAGAGCTATTTTCTATTGCACGGTACGACACACTGTGGGCAGAACTAAAAGTATTCCCCGCGCAAAAACAAAAAATTAAAGCAGGGCAAGAAGTGCATATTGTTTTAGCAAACACCACCATTGCAGCCACTATTAACCACTTGGTACCGGCAGGTGATAATAAACCCTATGTATTAGCGCGCGCAGAAGTAAGTAACACCCATGGCGACTTATCGCCCGGCGTGCTAGTAGAAGGCCGCATAACCACAGAAACACACACGGTGAACTTAGCCGTAGCCAATGAAGCCATTCAAACCCTGCCGGACGGCACCGGCGTATTTGTGCAGCAAGGCGATAGTTACACCTTTAAACCTCTACAACTTGGCAAAACCGATGGCCGCTTCACCGAAGTGCTAGCCGGTTTGCACGCAGACGAACATTACGTTTCGCAAAACAGTTTTTTGATAAAAGCCGATATTTTAAAAGCCGGCGCCGAGCACGTTCACTAA
- a CDS encoding cold-shock protein: MSNTTTGTVKWFNESKGFGFIEQKSGPDVFAHFSAIASSGFKTLAEGQQVEFTVTQGQKGPQAENIVAI; this comes from the coding sequence ATGTCTAATACAACTACTGGTACAGTTAAATGGTTTAACGAATCTAAAGGTTTCGGCTTTATCGAGCAGAAATCTGGACCAGACGTTTTTGCACACTTCAGTGCAATTGCTAGCTCGGGTTTCAAAACCTTAGCTGAAGGCCAACAAGTTGAGTTCACTGTAACTCAAGGCCAAAAAGGTCCACAAGCTGAGAACATCGTCGCTATCTAA